The Sphingobium aromaticiconvertens genome has a segment encoding these proteins:
- a CDS encoding catalase — MADKPTMTTSAGAPIPDNQNSLSAGPRGPLLLQDYQLIEKLAHQNRERIPERVVHAKGWGAHGTLTITGDISKYTKAKVLQPGTQTPMILRFSTVAGEAGAADAERDVRGFAMKFYSAEGNWDLVGNNTPVFFVRDPLKFPDFIHTQKRHPRTNLRSPTAMWDFWSLSPESLHQVTILMSDRGLPTDVRHINGYGSHTFSFINDADERFWVKFHFKTMQGHKHWTNEEAAGVVGRTRESTQEDLFEAIETGNFPKWKVQVQIMPELDADKTPYNPFDLTKVWPHADYPPIDIGVMELNRNADNYFAEIEQLAMSPSNIVPGIGFSPDKMLQARIFSYADAHRHRIGTHYEALPVNAPKVPVHNYHKDGAMRFTPNNPNPAAYYEPNSFGGPVEDNKYLEPSLKISGDADRWNHRDGNDDFAQPRALFELFDDAQKQRLFANIAAAMGDIPDEIQERQCKLFDQVHADYGAGVRQARATIKDRNPSISTPTDQTLADASA, encoded by the coding sequence ATGGCCGACAAGCCGACAATGACAACCAGTGCAGGCGCACCGATACCCGACAATCAGAACAGCCTGTCCGCCGGACCGCGCGGCCCGTTGCTGCTTCAGGATTATCAGCTGATCGAAAAGCTGGCCCACCAGAATCGCGAGCGCATTCCAGAGCGTGTCGTCCACGCCAAGGGATGGGGCGCGCACGGCACGCTGACGATCACCGGTGACATCAGCAAATATACCAAGGCCAAGGTGTTGCAGCCCGGTACCCAGACGCCGATGATCCTGCGCTTTTCAACCGTCGCTGGCGAAGCGGGCGCAGCGGACGCCGAGCGTGATGTGCGCGGTTTTGCCATGAAATTCTACTCAGCCGAGGGTAATTGGGATCTGGTCGGCAACAATACGCCGGTCTTCTTCGTGCGTGATCCACTAAAATTCCCCGACTTCATCCACACACAAAAACGCCACCCGCGCACCAATTTACGTTCGCCCACCGCGATGTGGGACTTCTGGTCGCTCAGCCCCGAATCGCTGCATCAGGTCACGATCCTGATGTCGGACCGCGGCCTGCCGACCGACGTGCGCCATATCAATGGCTATGGCAGCCACACGTTCAGCTTCATCAATGACGCCGATGAGCGTTTTTGGGTGAAGTTCCACTTCAAGACGATGCAGGGCCACAAGCACTGGACCAATGAAGAGGCAGCCGGCGTCGTGGGGCGGACCCGCGAGTCGACGCAGGAAGATTTGTTCGAGGCGATCGAGACCGGCAACTTCCCCAAATGGAAGGTGCAGGTGCAGATCATGCCGGAACTGGACGCCGACAAGACGCCCTATAATCCGTTCGACCTGACCAAAGTGTGGCCCCATGCCGACTATCCGCCGATCGACATCGGCGTGATGGAATTGAACCGCAACGCCGACAATTATTTCGCGGAGATCGAGCAACTGGCAATGTCGCCGTCCAACATCGTGCCGGGCATCGGCTTTTCGCCCGACAAGATGCTACAGGCGCGCATCTTCAGCTATGCCGACGCGCATCGCCACCGGATCGGCACCCATTATGAAGCGCTGCCGGTCAACGCGCCCAAAGTGCCCGTCCATAATTACCACAAGGACGGGGCGATGCGGTTCACGCCGAACAATCCGAACCCCGCGGCCTATTATGAGCCGAACAGCTTTGGCGGACCGGTCGAGGACAACAAGTATCTTGAGCCGTCATTGAAGATTTCGGGCGACGCGGATCGTTGGAATCACCGCGATGGCAATGACGATTTCGCCCAGCCCCGCGCGCTGTTCGAACTGTTCGACGATGCACAGAAACAGCGGCTGTTCGCCAATATCGCAGCGGCCATGGGCGACATACCTGATGAAATACAGGAGCGGCAGTGCAAGCTGTTCGATCAGGTTCATGCCGATTATGGTGCAGGGGTGCGGCAGGCACGGGCGACGATCAAGGATCGCAACCCATCCATCTCCACCCCGACCGACCAGACATTGGCCGACGCTTCGGCCTGA
- a CDS encoding diguanylate cyclase — protein sequence MFIPRTPSPILQPVITSLVYFATATLALLTSRFEGALAFIWVANAFLMAELLTTPTSYWWRPIAACTITSAIATTLFGMGPQAAIPMAVINMAEALIVASLHRHFVPGNVVAGSLKPLLVFVAALCCVANVVGAFGSAFIASAVTGKDFWTNWLAWYTGHVLGALICGPSLVVLLQGEAKRWLREAALPMKLEAVGLLALFTTISWVTFHQTAYPMLFLPMLPLVLIAFRIGHLGASAAILVLVGIGGFATLTGAGPIDMIDGPIGERTQFFQFYLAFSFLISVPVAAELNGRKRLFQMLRDSEARYRIIADHSGDVVLNIDAEGIIQYASPSVTQRIGQTPEAMVGRSATDFVDAGDRALVIATHHKTLSEPGAIHMVEFRRRESSGNTIWYEMVAQAILDERGVPTGIVSTLRDMSRHKAVERELKAVANVDELTGAATRRAFLERLDKIVANGSKSETSCLALIDVDHFKRVNDQYGHAVGDRVLRAFIDELRPEVRDGDMIGRLGGEEFAILLTNTDLAHASTVCERLRAMVASMIVPVDARRSLSITFSAGLVQLNDMEDGTTALEAADKALYQAKHGGRNCIRLAA from the coding sequence ATGTTCATTCCGCGCACCCCTTCCCCGATTCTCCAGCCGGTGATCACCAGCCTGGTCTATTTCGCGACCGCGACGCTGGCGCTGCTGACATCGCGGTTCGAGGGTGCTCTTGCCTTTATCTGGGTGGCCAACGCCTTCCTGATGGCGGAACTGCTGACGACGCCCACCAGCTATTGGTGGCGGCCGATTGCGGCCTGCACAATCACCAGCGCGATCGCCACTACCCTGTTCGGCATGGGACCGCAGGCCGCCATACCGATGGCCGTCATCAATATGGCCGAGGCGCTGATCGTAGCATCGCTGCATCGGCATTTCGTGCCGGGCAATGTCGTCGCCGGATCTTTAAAGCCCCTGCTCGTGTTCGTCGCAGCGCTGTGCTGCGTGGCTAATGTCGTGGGCGCCTTCGGATCGGCCTTCATCGCGTCCGCCGTTACGGGCAAAGATTTTTGGACGAATTGGCTGGCCTGGTATACCGGCCATGTTCTGGGTGCGCTGATCTGCGGGCCAAGTCTGGTGGTGCTGCTCCAGGGCGAAGCCAAGCGATGGCTACGCGAAGCCGCATTACCGATGAAGCTGGAAGCGGTTGGGCTGTTGGCGCTGTTCACCACCATCAGTTGGGTGACGTTCCACCAGACAGCCTATCCCATGCTTTTCCTGCCAATGCTGCCACTGGTCCTGATCGCCTTTCGCATCGGCCATCTGGGCGCGTCGGCGGCCATTCTGGTGCTGGTCGGTATCGGCGGTTTCGCTACCCTGACGGGCGCTGGTCCGATCGACATGATCGACGGGCCGATCGGCGAGCGAACGCAATTTTTCCAATTCTATCTCGCGTTCAGCTTCCTCATATCGGTGCCGGTCGCCGCCGAACTGAACGGCCGCAAGCGCCTGTTCCAGATGCTGCGCGACAGCGAGGCACGCTACCGCATCATTGCCGACCATAGCGGCGACGTGGTGCTGAACATCGATGCGGAAGGGATCATTCAATATGCCTCCCCTTCCGTCACCCAGAGGATTGGGCAGACGCCCGAGGCGATGGTCGGACGATCGGCGACCGACTTCGTGGATGCGGGGGACCGGGCGCTGGTGATCGCCACCCATCACAAGACGCTTTCCGAGCCGGGCGCGATCCACATGGTCGAGTTTCGTCGCCGGGAAAGCAGCGGCAACACCATCTGGTACGAGATGGTCGCGCAGGCGATTCTGGATGAACGTGGCGTGCCCACCGGCATCGTCAGCACCCTGCGCGACATGTCGCGCCACAAGGCGGTCGAGCGTGAATTAAAGGCGGTCGCGAACGTCGATGAACTGACCGGAGCCGCAACCCGTCGCGCCTTTCTGGAACGACTCGACAAGATCGTGGCCAATGGCAGCAAAAGCGAGACATCCTGCCTGGCGCTGATCGACGTGGATCATTTCAAGCGGGTCAACGATCAATATGGCCACGCCGTAGGCGACCGCGTGCTCCGCGCTTTTATCGACGAATTGCGGCCAGAAGTGCGTGACGGCGACATGATCGGGCGACTGGGGGGCGAGGAATTCGCCATTCTGCTGACCAATACGGACCTCGCCCATGCAAGCACCGTCTGTGAACGACTTCGGGCAATGGTGGCTTCGATGATCGTGCCTGTGGATGCGCGCCGCAGTCTGTCGATCACTTTCAGCGCGGGTCTCGTCCAGCTCAATGATATGGAGGACGGAACCACCGCGCTGGAGGCAGCCGACAAGGCGCTGTATCAGGCCAAGCATGGCGGGCGGAACTGTATCCGTCTGGCGGCCTAA
- a CDS encoding MerC domain-containing protein: MTNSLRNSLMSGRFDRIAIALSGLCVAHCFATAVILGLLASAGGIFESPIFHEAGLVLAILLGAISLGHGAMVHKFMMPAAIGSLGLGIMAGALTMDHGMQESFYTLLGVGILALGHDLNHRAGR; this comes from the coding sequence ATGACAAACAGCCTGCGTAATAGCCTGATGAGCGGACGGTTCGACCGGATCGCTATAGCCCTGTCTGGACTGTGCGTCGCCCATTGCTTCGCAACCGCCGTCATCCTGGGGTTGCTGGCCTCAGCGGGCGGCATTTTCGAAAGCCCGATCTTCCATGAAGCGGGCCTGGTGCTGGCGATCCTGCTGGGTGCAATCTCGCTGGGTCATGGCGCGATGGTGCATAAGTTCATGATGCCCGCGGCGATCGGATCGCTGGGCCTTGGCATCATGGCGGGTGCGCTGACGATGGATCATGGCATGCAGGAAAGCTTCTACACGCTACTGGGCGTGGGCATCCTGGCGCTGGGCCACGACCTCAACCACCGCGCCGGGCGCTAG
- a CDS encoding YegP family protein produces the protein MAHKFVIEKNKAGEFVAKFKYNAEVIFWTEGYTSKASAKNAIESILKNGPGAPVEEAE, from the coding sequence ATGGCGCACAAGTTCGTGATCGAGAAAAACAAGGCCGGCGAGTTTGTCGCCAAGTTCAAATATAATGCAGAAGTGATCTTCTGGACCGAAGGCTATACCAGCAAGGCGAGCGCGAAGAACGCGATCGAATCGATCCTGAAGAACGGCCCCGGCGCCCCCGTCGAAGAGGCGGAATAA
- a CDS encoding FAD-binding oxidoreductase: protein MTSVDIVIVGGGMAGASLGAQLAAHARTLILEMEPVAGYHATGRSVAFWQESYGGPSIQPLTTASGPLLETPDPDLSDRSFLSPRRTLHIGRADSAAARDAMLRTWQGSVALTAVDPAAFVPGLRPDWTIGLYEPSCRDIDVTGLHQACLAQFRRRGGRVMTGVPLRAARRDGAGWRTEAGDEVIHCGILVNAAGAWADTVAQICGVRPLGITPLRRTVVQLRVPTLPSPDLPLVMDLEQRFYFKPEGADRIWLTPHDEVPSTPCDAAPEELAVAQAIDRFSRAVDWQIAGVERKWAGLRSFAPDRTPVYGFDPDSPGFFWFAGQGGFGIQTAPAAALLGSNLILDTARPAPIASIDAEVYSPKRFR, encoded by the coding sequence GTGACATCGGTCGATATCGTCATTGTCGGCGGCGGTATGGCGGGCGCGAGCCTGGGCGCGCAGCTTGCCGCTCATGCCCGGACCCTCATATTGGAGATGGAACCGGTTGCGGGTTATCACGCCACCGGCCGTTCGGTCGCTTTCTGGCAGGAAAGCTATGGTGGTCCCTCAATCCAGCCTCTCACCACGGCGTCCGGCCCATTGCTGGAAACGCCAGATCCCGATCTGTCGGACCGATCCTTCCTGTCCCCGCGCCGCACCTTGCACATTGGGCGAGCCGACAGCGCAGCGGCGCGCGACGCGATGCTCCGCACATGGCAAGGGAGCGTGGCCCTGACTGCGGTCGATCCCGCCGCTTTTGTCCCCGGCCTGCGGCCCGACTGGACCATTGGCCTTTATGAACCCAGCTGCCGCGACATCGACGTGACCGGCCTGCATCAGGCTTGTCTCGCGCAGTTTCGCCGTCGCGGCGGACGGGTGATGACCGGCGTACCCCTTCGCGCGGCTCGGCGTGATGGCGCGGGATGGCGGACAGAGGCGGGTGATGAGGTCATCCACTGCGGCATATTGGTCAACGCTGCGGGCGCCTGGGCCGACACTGTGGCGCAAATCTGCGGTGTCCGCCCGCTGGGCATCACACCGCTGCGCCGCACCGTCGTTCAACTGCGCGTGCCGACCTTGCCGTCGCCCGACCTGCCACTGGTCATGGATCTGGAGCAGCGTTTTTACTTCAAGCCGGAGGGGGCGGATCGCATCTGGCTCACCCCACATGATGAAGTGCCGTCCACCCCCTGCGATGCCGCGCCAGAGGAACTGGCGGTGGCGCAGGCGATCGACCGCTTCAGTCGCGCGGTTGACTGGCAGATCGCGGGTGTAGAACGTAAATGGGCGGGCCTTCGCAGCTTCGCGCCTGACCGGACGCCGGTCTATGGCTTCGATCCCGACAGCCCCGGCTTCTTCTGGTTCGCAGGGCAGGGGGGCTTTGGCATCCAGACTGCGCCTGCCGCCGCATTGCTGGGCAGCAACCTGATCCTCGATACGGCACGTCCGGCCCCCATTGCCAGCATCGACGCCGAGGTCTATTCCCCAAAGAGGTTTCGGTAA
- a CDS encoding alpha/beta hydrolase: MDSPTHAFDPRASVPAAFDRRAWPDGGLFDHWTAPDGWSLRRYRLGSGTRGQMLLLGGRGDVIEKYLEVMAHWAALGWAVTTFDWRGQGGSGRLTDNPLTGHIEDFGQWIADFGALAVDWRGQGDGPHVMLGHSMGGHLLLRALAEGVAAPDAAILVAPMLGLHTGALPDAIGYGLARIMCRLGQDKRMAWTQQEGSERLDRLRQKRLTHSPERYADELWWREYNRGIALGPPSWRWVEQAFESTRSLAASPALARLALPLLILAADADQLVSTPAIRRIATRLSTAQMHVYGPEAAHEILRECDAVRLDALSRIDSFLDRSAP; encoded by the coding sequence ATGGATTCGCCAACACACGCATTTGACCCGCGCGCCTCCGTTCCGGCGGCCTTTGACCGCCGCGCCTGGCCGGACGGGGGACTGTTCGACCATTGGACTGCGCCCGATGGCTGGTCGCTCCGTCGCTACCGATTGGGATCGGGGACACGGGGGCAGATGCTGCTGTTGGGCGGGCGCGGCGACGTGATCGAGAAATATCTTGAAGTGATGGCGCATTGGGCCGCGCTGGGGTGGGCGGTGACGACCTTCGACTGGCGCGGGCAGGGCGGGTCGGGCCGCCTGACCGATAATCCACTGACCGGGCATATCGAGGATTTCGGTCAATGGATCGCTGACTTTGGCGCGCTCGCTGTGGACTGGCGGGGGCAGGGGGATGGTCCGCATGTCATGCTGGGTCACTCGATGGGTGGCCATTTATTGCTGCGTGCTTTGGCCGAGGGGGTGGCCGCGCCCGATGCCGCCATATTGGTTGCACCGATGTTGGGGTTGCATACCGGCGCGCTGCCTGATGCCATCGGCTATGGCCTGGCGCGCATCATGTGTCGTCTGGGACAGGACAAGCGCATGGCCTGGACCCAGCAGGAGGGGTCGGAGCGTCTCGATCGTCTGCGTCAGAAGCGGCTGACGCACAGCCCCGAACGCTATGCCGATGAACTGTGGTGGCGCGAGTATAATCGCGGCATCGCGCTTGGCCCGCCCAGTTGGCGTTGGGTGGAGCAGGCCTTCGAATCGACGCGCTCGCTTGCGGCTAGTCCGGCGCTTGCGCGGCTGGCGCTACCCCTGCTCATCCTTGCGGCTGATGCGGATCAGTTGGTTTCAACACCCGCCATCCGCCGGATCGCCACCCGCCTGTCTACCGCACAGATGCATGTCTACGGCCCGGAGGCGGCGCACGAAATCCTGCGCGAATGCGATGCCGTCCGGCTCGACGCCCTGTCGCGCATCGACAGCTTTCTGGACCGATCCGCACCGTGA
- a CDS encoding A24 family peptidase, with protein MMGEYFKLGLTVLLAMLLIWAAVTDLKSRIISNRLNIAIALLAPIYWIACDLPVWPGMAVQLILAVSVFMVFAFLFAQGWMGGGDVKLLVALALWFPPMAVLSMLTLMALLGGGVTIATVVHHRMTRRLGQPEIPYGVAIALAALWLVGERYINQFA; from the coding sequence ATGATGGGGGAATATTTCAAACTGGGACTAACAGTCCTGCTGGCGATGCTGCTGATATGGGCTGCGGTCACGGACCTCAAGTCCCGCATCATTTCCAATCGCCTTAATATCGCCATTGCGCTTCTGGCGCCGATCTACTGGATCGCCTGCGACCTGCCTGTCTGGCCGGGCATGGCCGTTCAGTTGATACTGGCGGTCAGCGTCTTCATGGTGTTCGCCTTCCTGTTCGCCCAGGGGTGGATGGGCGGAGGCGATGTCAAACTGCTCGTCGCACTGGCGCTGTGGTTCCCCCCGATGGCCGTCCTGTCGATGCTGACGCTGATGGCGCTGCTGGGCGGCGGCGTCACGATCGCCACTGTCGTCCATCATCGGATGACCCGGCGGCTTGGCCAACCCGAAATACCCTATGGAGTCGCCATAGCATTGGCCGCCCTTTGGTTGGTTGGCGAACGATATATTAACCAATTTGCCTGA
- the cpaB gene encoding Flp pilus assembly protein CpaB: MDAKKIVLLVGALVIAVTTALLARSMFNTSGSPQVNAAAMPTAADQPHVLVATKALPVGTILDAESFRYQPWPKDLVEQVYYLKGQADPAQLAGAVVRNAITAGQPLTQGSLVKPGDRGFLAAALGAGMRAVTVPVSAQSSVAGFIFPGDRVDLVLTQSVSGGGDGDPLKVSETILRNLRVLATDQRTDAMGADGKPVVQTYSNVTIEVTPKIAEKIAVAQTIGSLSLSLRSMADTASDLDAAIAGGEIDLPDGTNPAAEKKALAKIAARPIDRGSTYSTGADVSRYQRSSVPAKADAGATTPMAPGGAATASYKGPVIRVARGTNVTEVPVGGK, from the coding sequence ATGGACGCAAAGAAGATCGTGCTGCTGGTGGGGGCGCTAGTCATAGCGGTGACCACCGCGTTGCTGGCGCGGAGCATGTTCAACACCTCCGGGTCGCCCCAGGTCAACGCCGCGGCAATGCCGACCGCCGCAGACCAACCGCATGTGCTGGTCGCGACCAAGGCTCTGCCGGTGGGCACCATCCTCGACGCTGAAAGCTTCCGCTATCAGCCCTGGCCCAAGGATCTGGTCGAACAGGTCTATTACCTGAAGGGTCAGGCCGATCCCGCGCAGCTTGCAGGCGCCGTTGTCCGCAACGCCATTACCGCCGGCCAGCCGCTGACGCAGGGTTCCCTCGTCAAGCCCGGCGACCGTGGCTTCCTGGCCGCCGCTCTGGGGGCGGGCATGCGCGCCGTGACGGTGCCTGTATCCGCGCAAAGCTCCGTGGCGGGCTTCATCTTTCCCGGTGACCGCGTCGATCTGGTCCTGACCCAGTCGGTGTCGGGCGGCGGCGACGGCGATCCGCTCAAAGTATCCGAGACCATCCTGCGCAACCTGCGCGTCCTGGCAACCGATCAGCGCACCGACGCGATGGGTGCCGATGGCAAGCCGGTCGTCCAGACCTATTCCAACGTCACCATCGAAGTGACACCCAAGATCGCCGAGAAAATCGCGGTCGCCCAGACCATCGGTTCACTGTCGCTATCGCTCCGTTCGATGGCCGACACCGCATCGGACCTGGATGCGGCGATTGCTGGCGGTGAGATCGACCTGCCCGATGGCACCAATCCGGCGGCCGAGAAAAAGGCGCTGGCCAAGATCGCCGCCCGCCCCATCGACCGGGGTTCAACCTATTCGACCGGTGCGGACGTGTCGCGTTACCAGCGCAGCTCCGTGCCTGCCAAGGCCGACGCCGGTGCAACAACACCGATGGCACCGGGTGGCGCGGCAACGGCCAGCTACAAGGGACCAGTGATCCGCGTCGCACGCGGCACCAATGTGACCGAAGTTCCGGTCGGGGGGAAGTAA
- a CDS encoding type II and III secretion system protein family protein produces the protein MHILARSGSTRAAIKPIAGPAIAISVALAAIATPTAALNAQAAAQDNAILLSVGSSRVVNLPAKMSDIVIADPEVVDVHVRSNNQLYLLAKKPGETTVFATSSTGKVLFSSTVRVGNNLTSIDQMLKVAMPEANIAVNKMNGMVLLTGTIKAPEDAAEAERLTQAFVGKDVTVVSRLLMATPLQVNLQVKIAEVSRDVGHKIGMNWASADRSGGKVIGNIGGGSRNFVDYSPPPGVTNVLPNGTGPATWTFSNPIDGSYSIGGVARLFGLDVAAALDLAETSGLATTLAQPNLTSLSGETASFLAGGEYPYTVSNGTQGNSIEFKQYGVQLAFTPTVLADGRISLRVRPTVSSLDFSINSNVPALKSRTAETTVELGSGQAFMIAGLLSNETGNTINKVPGLGNIPILGSLFKSRAFQRNETELVIVVTPYLVKPVNASDIRLPTDGFRNANIGQGLFLEQGADGVSGKRSEMPSRAPMAPIPGPQASTALPAVANRDDSRRAGKASDAAPGFSF, from the coding sequence ATGCATATTCTGGCCCGCAGCGGGTCGACCCGCGCGGCCATCAAGCCGATCGCCGGTCCCGCCATCGCCATCAGCGTCGCGCTGGCTGCCATCGCCACGCCGACCGCCGCACTGAACGCCCAAGCCGCCGCTCAGGACAATGCGATCCTGTTGTCGGTCGGCAGCAGCCGCGTGGTCAACCTGCCCGCGAAGATGAGCGACATCGTGATCGCCGATCCAGAAGTGGTCGACGTGCATGTCCGGTCCAACAACCAGCTCTATCTGCTGGCCAAAAAGCCGGGTGAAACCACAGTGTTTGCGACCTCCAGCACTGGCAAGGTACTGTTTTCCAGCACGGTCCGCGTCGGCAACAACCTGACCAGCATCGACCAGATGCTGAAAGTCGCGATGCCCGAAGCGAACATCGCCGTGAACAAGATGAACGGCATGGTCCTGCTGACCGGCACGATCAAGGCGCCCGAAGACGCAGCGGAAGCCGAACGGCTGACGCAGGCTTTCGTCGGCAAGGATGTGACCGTGGTCAGCCGCCTGCTGATGGCGACGCCCTTGCAGGTGAACCTTCAGGTCAAGATCGCAGAGGTAAGCCGCGATGTCGGGCACAAGATCGGCATGAACTGGGCTTCCGCCGATCGCAGCGGTGGCAAGGTCATCGGCAACATCGGCGGCGGCAGTCGCAATTTCGTCGACTATAGCCCGCCCCCCGGCGTAACCAACGTGCTGCCAAATGGCACCGGTCCCGCCACATGGACATTCAGCAACCCCATCGATGGCAGCTACAGCATCGGCGGAGTCGCCCGCTTGTTCGGCCTGGACGTCGCCGCAGCGCTGGACCTGGCGGAAACGAGCGGCCTCGCCACCACGCTGGCGCAGCCCAACCTGACGTCGCTGTCCGGTGAAACCGCCAGCTTCCTGGCGGGTGGCGAATATCCCTATACCGTCAGCAACGGCACACAGGGCAACAGCATCGAGTTCAAGCAATATGGCGTGCAGTTGGCCTTCACGCCGACTGTGCTCGCCGATGGCCGCATCTCTCTGCGGGTACGCCCGACGGTGTCCAGCCTCGACTTCTCGATCAATTCCAATGTTCCCGCCCTCAAGAGCCGAACGGCGGAAACCACGGTCGAGCTGGGTTCGGGTCAGGCCTTCATGATCGCCGGACTGCTGAGCAACGAAACCGGCAATACGATCAACAAAGTGCCGGGGCTGGGCAATATCCCGATCCTGGGCAGCCTGTTCAAATCGCGCGCCTTCCAGCGCAACGAGACCGAACTGGTGATCGTCGTCACCCCTTATCTGGTGAAACCGGTCAACGCGTCGGACATTCGCCTGCCCACGGACGGTTTCCGCAACGCCAATATCGGCCAGGGCCTGTTCCTGGAACAGGGCGCAGACGGCGTCAGCGGCAAACGCAGCGAAATGCCGAGCCGCGCGCCTATGGCCCCCATTCCCGGCCCGCAGGCGTCGACCGCCCTGCCCGCCGTCGCCAACCGCGACGACTCCAGGCGCGCCGGCAAGGCCAGCGACGCAGCCCCCGGCTTCAGCTTCTAA
- a CDS encoding CpaD family pilus assembly protein, which produces MMRFAPMTIVPLALIGALALPVAAHARDRDNRSVESIHQPVVSYAAYAFDVQAGADGGLSDTEAQRMNEWLVSIGLGYGDQVAIVTDAGYSSPTLREGIANLVARHGLLVGEDSSAADGAPPEGAVRLVVRRATASVPGCPDWTTKAETNMNLSTSSNFGCGINSNLAAMVANPEDLVRGQTTESGLRTATSNRAISTYLEKKPTGSGDLKTLTGGN; this is translated from the coding sequence ATGATGCGCTTTGCCCCAATGACCATCGTCCCGCTCGCGCTGATCGGCGCGCTCGCCCTGCCGGTCGCCGCCCATGCGCGTGATCGCGACAATCGCAGCGTCGAATCGATCCATCAGCCAGTCGTCAGCTATGCCGCCTATGCCTTTGATGTGCAGGCGGGCGCCGATGGTGGCCTGTCCGACACTGAGGCCCAGCGCATGAACGAATGGCTGGTTTCCATCGGCCTTGGCTATGGCGATCAGGTCGCGATCGTCACCGATGCGGGTTATTCCAGCCCCACTCTGCGCGAGGGCATCGCCAATCTTGTCGCGCGTCATGGCCTGTTGGTCGGCGAGGACAGCAGCGCTGCCGATGGCGCTCCGCCCGAAGGAGCCGTGCGGCTGGTCGTGCGGCGTGCGACCGCCTCCGTCCCCGGTTGCCCGGACTGGACGACCAAGGCGGAAACCAACATGAACCTGTCGACCTCGTCCAATTTCGGGTGCGGCATCAACAGCAATCTGGCGGCGATGGTCGCGAACCCGGAAGACCTGGTGCGCGGACAGACGACCGAAAGCGGCCTGCGGACGGCAACGTCGAACCGCGCCATCTCCACCTATCTCGAAAAGAAGCCCACCGGCTCGGGCGACCTCAAGACCCTGACGGGGGGCAACTGA